In a genomic window of Aquila chrysaetos chrysaetos chromosome Z, bAquChr1.4, whole genome shotgun sequence:
- the PRRC1 gene encoding protein PRRC1 — protein sequence MMEESGIETTPPGTPPPSTAGAAAATATPVSLALSSPLATQSMSSSPAYSPPLPAGVSPLPPMMTSASLPVVPSATVSTIAPPLTPAPPPVASSAFSTSVSQFSTSLPLSSTAGPGLPAPPTGPPISGFSVSSTYDITRGHAGRAPQSPLMPSFSAPPVTGVLADPITQQATFSSPLAPATGSAITFPEEHEDPRVCTAQGGAPAGGLWGFIKGVAENPMVKSVLDKTKHSVETMITTLDPGMVPYIKTGGELDIVVTSNKEVKVAAIRDAFQEVFGMAVVTGEAAQSNIAPQPVGYAAGLKGAQERIDSLRRTGVIHEKQPAVSVENFIEELLPDKWFDIGCLIIEDPIHGIHLEAFTQATPVPLQYVQQAKSLTPQDYNLRWSGLLVTVGEVLEKSILNVNRTDWHMVFTGMSRRQMIYSAAKALAGMYKQHLPPRTV from the exons ATGATGGAAGAGAGTGGAATAGAGACAACTCCACCTGGCACACCCCCACCAAGCACAGCAGGGGCTGCTGCCGCCACTGCTACACCTGTCTCATTAG ctttgtCCAGTCCCCTTGCTACACAAAGCATGTCATCTTCTCCTGCATACTCACCACCCTTGCCAGCTGGAGTGTCTCCACTTCCTCCTATGATGacttcagcttctcttccaGTTGTGCCTTCTGCAACGGTTTCTACTATTGCACCACCTCTAACTCCTGCCCCACCTCCTGTTGCCTCTTCAGCTTTTAGTACCTCCGTGTCCCAGTTCTCTACATCTCTTCCATTAAGCTCTACTGCTGGCCCTGGTCTTCCTGCACCTCCCACTGGTCCCCCCATTTCAGGATTTTCTGTGTCTTCAACCTATGACATTACCAGAGGTCATGCTGGTCGAGCACCACAGAGCCCACTGATGCCATCATTTTCTGCACCTCCAGTCACAG GTGTTTTGGCAGATCCTATTACTCAACAAGCAACTTTCTCATCACCTTTGGCTCCTGCAACTGGATCTGCAATCACTTTTCCTGAGGAGCATGAAGACCCCAGAGTATGTACTGCCCAAGGTGGAGCACCTGCTGGAGGACTGTGGGGGTTTATAAAG GGTGTAGCTGAGAATCCCATGGTGAAGTCTGTTCTTGATAAAACCAAGCATTCAGTGGAGACCATGATCACAACGCTGGATCCTGGCATGGTTCCATACATCA aaactgGGGGAGAACTGGACATAGTGGTTACTTCTAATAAAGAGGTAAAAGTCGCAGCAATTCGAGATGCCTTTCAAGAAGTCTTTGGAATGGCTGTTGTTACTGGAGAGGCTGCACAGTCTAACATTGCACCCCAACCTGTGGGCTATGCTGCAGGTTTAAAA GGAGCCCAAGAAAGGATAGACAGCTTGCGTCGGACAGGAGTAATACATGAAAAACAGCCTGCTGTATCAGTAGAAAACTTCATTGAGGAATTGCTTCCTGACAA GTGGTTTGATATTGGATGTCTGATTATTGAGGATCCAATTCATGGGATTCATCTGGAAGCTTTTACCCAAGCAACACCAGTGCCTTTGCAATACGTTCAGCAG GCTAAGAGTCTCACTCCTCAGGACTACAATCTGAGATGGTCAGGCCTGTTGGTGACTGTGGGTGAAGTGCTTGAGAAGAGTATACTGAACGTCAACAGGACTGATTGGCACATGGTATTCACTGGCATGTCCCGTCGACAGATGATCTACAGTGCAGCTAAGGCTCTAGCCGGAATGTACAAACAACACTTACCACCCAGGACCGTTTGA